A section of the Primulina eburnea isolate SZY01 chromosome 1, ASM2296580v1, whole genome shotgun sequence genome encodes:
- the LOC140814191 gene encoding aspartokinase 1, chloroplastic-like, protein MLIFSDRKVLHPRSMRPAREGDIPVRAKNSYNPKAPRTLITRARDMSEAVLTSIVLQRKVAMLDTVSARMLGQVGFLAKVFSIFEDLGISVDVVATSEVSISLTLDPSKLWSRELIQQASV, encoded by the exons ATGTTAATATTTTCTGATCGAAAGGTCCTCCATCCTCGATCCATGAGACCTGCTAGGGAGGGTGACATTCCTGTGCGAGCGAAGAACTCTTACAATCCAAAAGCTCCAAGAACACTGATTACTCGGGCAAGAGACATGAGCGAG GCAGTACTAACTAGCATTGTCTTGCAAAGGAAAGTCGCAATGTTGGATACCGTGAGCGCTCGAATGCTTGGTCAAGTTGGATTTCTTGCGAAG GTTTTCTCAATCTTTGAGGATCTAGGCATATCAGTGGACGTTGTTGCCACTAGCGAGGTCAGTATTTCCCTGACGTTGGACCCATCCAAGCTTTGGAGCAGAGAACTGATCCAACAGGCAAGCGTATGA